The nucleotide window GGTAAAACAGTTGAAATACCGCTATCAAAATTGAAAAAAGCAAATTTAATATATGAATTGCCAAATGACACATTGGAGAAAGAGGAGGAGTAATGAAATCAAAAGATCAAAGAATCTTTTTGGAAGCACTTGATGAACTGGAAAAAGAAAAGGGAATAGTCAAGGAAGAATTGCTGGAAGCAGTTGAAACAGCTCTTTTAGCGGCATACAAAAAAAATTACGGAGATAAAGATAATGCTGAAATTTCTATAAACAGAGAAACAGGAGAAGTAAAAGTTTTTTCAAGAAAAACAATAGTTGAAGAAGTCGAAAGACCCGAAGAAGAAATCAGCCTTGAAGATGCAACGGCTTTAAAGAAAAAGTCCAAATTGGGAGGAACTATAGACTTTGAAATTAATGCTGAAAACTTTAAAAGAAATGCTATTCAAAATGCTAAGCAGATTATCGTTCAGAAAGTAAGAGAATGTGAAAAGAAAAATATTTTTAACAGATTCAAGCAGATTGAAAAATCAATTGTATCGGCAGTTGTTAGAAAAACCGATGAAAAAGGTAATCTTTATATTGATATAAACGGTTTGGAAGCAATCGTTCCCGAAAAAGAATTATCCGAAGCAGATAAATTTGTTCAGGGAGACAGATTGAAAGTATATGTCGGAGCTGTTGAAGAGTCTACAAAATATACAAAATGTTTCCTTTCGAGAAAAGTGGAAGAGTTGATGAGAGGACTGCTTAATTTGGAAATCCCTGAAATTGAAGACGGTACGATACAGATAAAACAGATTGCAAGAGAAGCAGGAAGCAGAACGAAAATAGCAGTTTATTCCGAAGATCCGAATCTGGATGTAAAAGGAGCCTGTATCGGTAAAAGCGGAATGAGAATACAGAGTATCATTGATGAGCTTAAAGGAGAAAAAGTCGATGTGGTTCTTTGGGATGAGGATATAAGATATTTTGTAAAAAATGCTTTGAATCCTGCCGAAGTAATATCCGTAGAAATAATAGAAGAAGACGGAGAGCAGATTGCAAGAGTGGAAGTTGACGAAGAACAGCTTTCGTTAGCTATAGGTAAAAAGGGACAAAATTCAAGACTGGCTGCAAGACTTTGCGGCATAAAAATAGATATTCACACGGTAAAATCCGAAGAAAATGTAGAAGTTGACGAAATCGGAGAAGAGAACGAAGAAGAATAACTAAAACAGAAGGTGAGAATATTTGATACCCGAAAGAACATGTATATGTTGTAGAAGTAAAAAAGAAAAAAGTGAATTTTTCAGAATTTCAATGATTAATGATAAATATGTTTTTGATGAGAATAATAAAATACAAAGCAGAGGAGCTTATATCTGTAAGAACTCGGAATGTATTCATAAACTTTCAAAACATAGAAAATATAATATTGAAATAGAAGAATTACTGAAAATGTTAAAAAAAATAGAGAAAAATAAAAAAAATATAATTGACATTTTACGACCTATGAAAAATTCCGATTATTTTGTGTTCGGAATAGATGAAAATATCGAAGGAATAAAAAAGGATAAAGTTAAACTGCTTGTAATTCCTGAAGATATTAATAAAAAATATATCGAAGACTTTAAAAGATTGAAAGAAAAGTTTAACTTTAAAGTCATCAAAATTGAAAAGAAATCACAGTTGGAGGAAATTTTTTCAAAAGATGTAAATGTAATAGGGATTGTAGATAAAAAGGTCGTGAACGGGATATTGAATAAAGTGGAGGTGACAAATGAAAGTACACGAATTGGCTAAGTTTATGGGCTATAAAACTGCGGATTTTATTGAAAAACTCCATAAAATCGGAATTCAGGGAAAAAATCA belongs to Pseudoleptotrichia goodfellowii and includes:
- the nusA gene encoding transcription termination factor NusA, whose product is MKSKDQRIFLEALDELEKEKGIVKEELLEAVETALLAAYKKNYGDKDNAEISINRETGEVKVFSRKTIVEEVERPEEEISLEDATALKKKSKLGGTIDFEINAENFKRNAIQNAKQIIVQKVRECEKKNIFNRFKQIEKSIVSAVVRKTDEKGNLYIDINGLEAIVPEKELSEADKFVQGDRLKVYVGAVEESTKYTKCFLSRKVEELMRGLLNLEIPEIEDGTIQIKQIAREAGSRTKIAVYSEDPNLDVKGACIGKSGMRIQSIIDELKGEKVDVVLWDEDIRYFVKNALNPAEVISVEIIEEDGEQIARVEVDEEQLSLAIGKKGQNSRLAARLCGIKIDIHTVKSEENVEVDEIGEENEEE
- a CDS encoding DUF448 domain-containing protein, which translates into the protein MIPERTCICCRSKKEKSEFFRISMINDKYVFDENNKIQSRGAYICKNSECIHKLSKHRKYNIEIEELLKMLKKIEKNKKNIIDILRPMKNSDYFVFGIDENIEGIKKDKVKLLVIPEDINKKYIEDFKRLKEKFNFKVIKIEKKSQLEEIFSKDVNVIGIVDKKVVNGILNKVEVTNESTRIG